In Sphaeramia orbicularis chromosome 12, fSphaOr1.1, whole genome shotgun sequence, the following proteins share a genomic window:
- the LOC115429629 gene encoding zinc finger and BTB domain-containing protein 6-like isoform X2 yields MVTKWFWRRPLTSCVTSSCFMKVPLRELVNYLTAASALQMAQVVEKCAQALSRYLRPTLAFLKLDSHSEEEDIQTPDGGWPHTNIIKQEERDADQPSTAWVQAASTGKREVVVNKSMLGVKVDSEGPWEFGEERKVFKAEIQTSEDTACCLKTLDTEKVKGFQPASNLSYKVHHITGALKCKLHPTTALTHLISSTTRESPASADGLVDSSQDQDEDEEQEQGGEEQQMMATPLSESDDSLSFSRSHMLKSRTDGHAAAVEADNPLVQRPYLCRRCDRVFQHLENYVGHLKEHKQYLCLVCGKSFSQRSNLTRHIRVHTGVKPFRCPLCHKTFSQKATLQDHLNLHTGDKPHKCNYCAVHFAHKPGLRRHLKDIHGKSTLENVLEEAAD; encoded by the exons ATGGTCACAAAGTGGTTCTGGCGGCGTCCTCTGACTTCCTGCGTGACCAGTTCTTGCTTCATGAAG GTCCCTCTAAGAGAACTGGTAAACTACCTCACTGCCGCCAGTGCGCTCCAGATGGCTCAGGTGGTGGAAAAGTGTGCTCAGGCCCTCTCCCGATACCTTCGTCCTACATTGGCTTTCTTGAAACTCGACAGCCACTCAGAGGAAGAGGATATCCAGACGCCAGACGGCGGTTGGCCACACACCAATATTATAAAACAAGAGGAAAGGGATGCAGACCAGCCCAGCACAGCATGGGTCCAGGCAGCAAGTACTGGGAAAAGGGAAGTGGTTGTGAATAAATCCATGTTAGGGGTCAAGGTGGATAGTGAGGGACCATGGGAATTTGGAGAAGAAAGGAAAGTGTTTAAAGCTGAGATTCAGACATCTGAGGACACAGCATGTTGTCTTAAGACCTTGGACACAGAGAAGGTTAAAGGCTTCCAGCCTGCAAGCAATCTCTCCTATAAAGTCCATCATATTACAGGTGCTCTGAAATGTAAGCTGCATCCTACTACAGCCCTCACACACCTTATATCTTCTACAACCAGAGAAAGTCCTGCATCGGCCGATGGGCTGGTGGATAGTTCACAGGAtcaagatgaggatgaagaacaagaacaaggagGAGAAGAGCAACAAATGATGGCAACACCTCTGTCAGAGTCAGACGACTCCCTTAGTTTCTCTAGATCACATATGTTGAAGAGTCGCACTGATGGACATGCAGCTGCAGTGGAAGCAGATAACCCTTTGGTACAGAGGCCATACCTGTGCAGACGCTGTGACAGAGTCTTCCAGCATCTGGAGAACTATGTTGGACACCTGAAGGAGCACAAGCAGTACCTGTGTTTAGTTTGTGGAAAAAGCTTCTCCCAGAGGAGCAACCTGACACGACATATACGCGTCCACACTGGTGTCAAGCCTTTCAGATGTCCACTGTGCCATAAGACATTTTCCCAGAAGGCAACGCTGCAAGATCACCTCAATCTGCACACAGGGGACAAGCCACATAAATGTAACTACTGTGCTGTACACTTTGCACACAAACCAGGCCTTAGGCGCCACCTGAAGGACATTCATGGTAAGAGTACTCTGGAAAATGTGCTTGAGGAAGCTGCAGATTGA
- the LOC115429629 gene encoding zinc finger and BTB domain-containing protein 26-like isoform X1, with translation MSGQSDTLQFRFPTLGDSILSKMNALREDHRFCDVTLLLGGPQGAYVRPLHFHGHKVVLAASSDFLRDQFLLHEGRAELSVGVVSNVEIGKRLLLSCYTGLLEVPLRELVNYLTAASALQMAQVVEKCAQALSRYLRPTLAFLKLDSHSEEEDIQTPDGGWPHTNIIKQEERDADQPSTAWVQAASTGKREVVVNKSMLGVKVDSEGPWEFGEERKVFKAEIQTSEDTACCLKTLDTEKVKGFQPASNLSYKVHHITGALKCKLHPTTALTHLISSTTRESPASADGLVDSSQDQDEDEEQEQGGEEQQMMATPLSESDDSLSFSRSHMLKSRTDGHAAAVEADNPLVQRPYLCRRCDRVFQHLENYVGHLKEHKQYLCLVCGKSFSQRSNLTRHIRVHTGVKPFRCPLCHKTFSQKATLQDHLNLHTGDKPHKCNYCAVHFAHKPGLRRHLKDIHGKSTLENVLEEAAD, from the exons ATGTCGGGCCAGTCGGACACTCTTCAGTTCCGTTTCCCAACCCTTGGTGACTCCATCCTCAGTAAAATGAATGCTCTGAGGGAGGACCATCGCTTCTGTGATGTGACCCTCCTGCTTGGTGGTCCCCAGGGGGCCTATGTACGGCCTCTCCATTTTCATGGTCACAAAGTGGTTCTGGCGGCGTCCTCTGACTTCCTGCGTGACCAGTTCTTGCTTCATGAAGGTCGGGCCGAGCTGAGTGTCGGGGTAGTTTCCAATGTGGAGATTGGGAAAAGATTGCTCCTGTCCTGCTACACTGGACTCCTAGAg GTCCCTCTAAGAGAACTGGTAAACTACCTCACTGCCGCCAGTGCGCTCCAGATGGCTCAGGTGGTGGAAAAGTGTGCTCAGGCCCTCTCCCGATACCTTCGTCCTACATTGGCTTTCTTGAAACTCGACAGCCACTCAGAGGAAGAGGATATCCAGACGCCAGACGGCGGTTGGCCACACACCAATATTATAAAACAAGAGGAAAGGGATGCAGACCAGCCCAGCACAGCATGGGTCCAGGCAGCAAGTACTGGGAAAAGGGAAGTGGTTGTGAATAAATCCATGTTAGGGGTCAAGGTGGATAGTGAGGGACCATGGGAATTTGGAGAAGAAAGGAAAGTGTTTAAAGCTGAGATTCAGACATCTGAGGACACAGCATGTTGTCTTAAGACCTTGGACACAGAGAAGGTTAAAGGCTTCCAGCCTGCAAGCAATCTCTCCTATAAAGTCCATCATATTACAGGTGCTCTGAAATGTAAGCTGCATCCTACTACAGCCCTCACACACCTTATATCTTCTACAACCAGAGAAAGTCCTGCATCGGCCGATGGGCTGGTGGATAGTTCACAGGAtcaagatgaggatgaagaacaagaacaaggagGAGAAGAGCAACAAATGATGGCAACACCTCTGTCAGAGTCAGACGACTCCCTTAGTTTCTCTAGATCACATATGTTGAAGAGTCGCACTGATGGACATGCAGCTGCAGTGGAAGCAGATAACCCTTTGGTACAGAGGCCATACCTGTGCAGACGCTGTGACAGAGTCTTCCAGCATCTGGAGAACTATGTTGGACACCTGAAGGAGCACAAGCAGTACCTGTGTTTAGTTTGTGGAAAAAGCTTCTCCCAGAGGAGCAACCTGACACGACATATACGCGTCCACACTGGTGTCAAGCCTTTCAGATGTCCACTGTGCCATAAGACATTTTCCCAGAAGGCAACGCTGCAAGATCACCTCAATCTGCACACAGGGGACAAGCCACATAAATGTAACTACTGTGCTGTACACTTTGCACACAAACCAGGCCTTAGGCGCCACCTGAAGGACATTCATGGTAAGAGTACTCTGGAAAATGTGCTTGAGGAAGCTGCAGATTGA